Below is a genomic region from Diabrotica undecimpunctata isolate CICGRU chromosome 7, icDiaUnde3, whole genome shotgun sequence.
TCGATGTCTGTGATGTAGTCTTTGTTTAGTTTCTAATGTTTTATTTGCAGTGAATTTATTCGTTCTTCCAAGATACATTGTTGACTTTTTATCTGAAATGATTAATATATTGTCTTTTCTGAGGGTTTCTTTCTCCCTTTAATATTGCCTATTCTCTTATATTACTTAACCAGGTATGTTATGAGTTAGTTGCTTGTTACAACTTCCCTGAATTTTTCCTTGATGAAAGGAATTGTTTATTCAACTATTTTTTCACGATATATTTGTGCCCCTTTTTAAGGTCATCGGTGTTTTGACTTAAGTTTTACTTACGTTTGATCTTTCACtgattcttctttttctagtgTTCTCAATTATTGATATTTTCTGTgctcaccctgtataaaaatttttacattatACACTGTTTTTGTCATGTACAAATAATTTCCGAAACAATTCTTCCCAAACAAattatagaatgtaaaccatgtGGAAGAAGAAAACGCGATAGACCCCAATGAAGTTGGAGAAGCAGAGTAGACAAAGATTTGAAATATCGAGGTATAGAAGAAAATGCCTGTAGATCTGAAATCGAAAGATGTAAAACGTTTTAAACGGTTGTTTATAATAaaagtatttacttttaaaaatttgtaGATTTGATTTAAGAAGGTATAATGATTTTATTGTAATATCAAATAAACTGGCTTGTAGTGATCATGTTCGAACTGAGATGgataaaacttggacaaataagtaagttttttaatAGGTTTTATTAATAAAAGGTTATATATCATTATGTTATATTTTAGATTACGTGAAATATGTAACTTGTATATATCCTACATGAATGTCGAAAATATTAGTGCTAATTTACCTACTAGTTTTAAGGACATTTCGACAAGCCTGTGCAGGTAATACCTATTcctaaattattatatatataattatattaggtatataataatattatttgtacCTTGTCCATTGGTTATTTAAAAGCGTTTTGGACGATATAGTTCCCCATCTTCCACTAGCTTACGATTCATGAGATGCAAACCCCTTGCCCTATATTATGATGTAACGACTTATTCGTAAACCCCAGCTTATTCGTAATATTCTTTGGTAGATCAACATCAAATatttccaattttttcattacTGTTTCCGTAAGAGTCCAGCCCTTCACTCCATACAACAATGTGGAAAATATCGAGTAGCGTACATTGATTAGGGGAAGTATGCCTATGATAGCATACCTAACTTCACctctcgtttttttttattaaaatacatgatcatatttgttacaattttttttctagttcagTTGAATGTACCAATTAAGCTGGACATATATAGGTCAAAGGGAATgtgaatttttatattaaaaaattgaaatatcagAATTGTCAAGTATGCCATCATAGGCACATTCCTTGCCTATGATGGCATGTCTGCACagtataatagaaaaaaatatgttttagtgGAATTTTCGCATTTTATTCAAAGAGAACaataatacaacaaataaaaaagtaacacACATTAAAACAATTAAGAACATAAATCACAATAAAATATCTTACATTTTTTATCGACCCCAGCGCATTCAGAGTGACACCAGGATTGGCACTCCTGACATTTAATCCAGCATTCTTTCGACTTTGAGAGGGAATACAGGCCATTACAATACAAGTAAGCGACTTCGGAATCATCATCTTCAAAATTTTCGTTATCGCTCGCGGATTCCTGTTCCTTCTCATCATTTCTCTCTATCCCTTCTTTTGCCATTCGGTATAATGTTCGTTTTTCAGGAAAAGTGTCATCCACAGATTTCCGTTCTAATCCACTGTTGTACGTAGCTTTTCCTTTAGGTTCTATCTTCTGTTTTATTTGTCGTTTAACTTTCTTTGCCAGTTTTCTTCGttctacattttctttttcaACAACCTTATCTTTCAATTCTTGAATTTCAGGGGTTGAATTTATTACCCCTGTTTTTCCAcgcttcttttgttttttttgtgtttgaCTGCAAAACACTTGGAATGGGTAATAAATCTTGGATTGATATGTGAAGAGTATCCTGTTGAGTATTTTCTAGAAGGAACCGTTGGCAGTCTTTAGGTGGGTGATTTTGTCCACTTTCTAGGTTTTCTTCTAGATTAAAATCTGGATTGTTTAGATGGATGTTTTGAGTTCGATCTTGATTGCTCTCTATAGGTTTATCTGTAACCAATGATGGAGCGAACATCCATTCCTCAAAAATATCAGGATTAAAAGGTTGAATCCCTGTTTTGGCAAAGGCATTTATGGCATTAGCAGGAGTAGCACTTTTAAGGTAAGCTGTTTTAAACAACCCAGCAACTTGAAAGTGCGTAACGAGTCTTCCAGGATTTTGTTTTAACCAATTTTGAATCTCTTGGTTATAATAGGTTTGTAGAGGACTAGAAAAGCCCACGTCGAGTGGCTGCACCCGGTGGGAACAGTGTGGTGGAAAGCAGAAAAGTACAATACCATTCTCTTTTGCAACTTGTAAGACTTCCAGTTCCTTATGACTACTGTGGCCatctaacaataataatattttgttctcATTCGAAGCTTTGGTAtagtgaataaaatgtttaagccaTTGAACAAAAATGTCTAAAGACATCCACCCTTTCTCCTGGCAAAAAGCAACACTTCCCGGTGGGGCAGCGTCCATTAATTCATTTTTGAACCTTTTTCTGGGAAAAATAAATGCAGGTGGCACAAAAGTACCAATTGCATTCATTGAACTTACAACTGTTAAATGCTGACCTCGTTCCGCACTGCTCAGTGCTCCAACTTGTTTCCGTCCCTTGGTTGCAAACACTTTTTAAGGCCTTGTTTGAACAGTACTAAGACCTGATTCATCAACGTTGAATATATTTTCGGATTGAAAATTGTATGTATCTAAAACTTTTGCTAAAGAGGTAAAATATGCTTTAATATTGTTCTTATTAAATGCTTGTGCTCGCGCGAAAGATGTATTTTCTGGTGTTCTGAGTGAAATCCAGCAAGACGAGTCGTTTTGTTGAATTTGTGTTTGATGTTATTTCTCTCAGCAAGTTCGAAAACTAATCGTCTCAAATTTAGCGTTGTGAGACCAAAAAATTTTGTTTCCATATCAATCACATGAGTAGCTAACTCTTGCTTAAGATGAGGAGGTAGTGTAATTCTTCGGCCTCCCGAATCTCCTTTTCTTCCACCAGAGTTGTTTGCAAAACGTCTATGGAGTGTCGTACTCATATTCATGTTCTCTTCCGACCACTCCTGCCTATGTTTCTTGGTAGACCCCATATTAACAAAGGCCCTGCAACCAAAACAAAGCCTTTATATCTGATATCAAGAGATATTCGACTGTTTAAGATATAACTAGATAACGACAATCCAATTTTTAAGGATTGTACTAAACCTTTAAGGATATTTCAGATATACacttaaatttactattgaaGATTTTGTGCGATTTGAAAGCtccaaatttgtttaaaaacccTACACAATGGTATTGTTTATCTACTTTTACCTTAATATaagtaaaaagttataaaataaataaataaaaatataaaatatttcccATTTTAGTACTGGCGGTGTATTTCGAGATTGTATAAATATTGATGACGATACCTACAAAAAAGTATTAAACGAGCTTAATAATTGTGAAAACTGCAATTGTAGAGGAAATCTTATACGTTGGTAATTTAAGTcaataaaaagatattttttatacatttttattgttttactcATGTAGATAATAAGTCTTGAAACAAATAGAGGGAAGTCCCACGGCGAATCACGTCTTTTCATCGGTCCACAAGTTTTCTTTGGAGTACCAAGATATTTTGTTGAAATCAAAATAGAAAGTTTGGCAGAAAGATGATTACCACAAATAGAATGGTAGACATGGTATGGAATATCCcacaagaaaaaaaatgtttttttcacaACTAAACCTGTTGTCACTacgtcagtgaaatattgcaacgctagTTAATTTAATTCAGAGGAACAAAAATGGACATTTACTTTAGTCTTTACTGTTTTCACATAGCAGAATCTTTTATAACTTAGATCAAACAAACATTCGTATAtcaaaatctattgagacagaaagagtggtgacatctagtgactgtctcaattagaatcaaaacAAATTGATTCATGGCGTTGACCAACTATTCTTGTGTAAACAATGGTATtacattataaaaactattgaaaacgtctacaaaaacaacaaaatgaaagtcagaaagatggacaacttacagaacctatagaaataggcagcggaataagacaggggggactcattgagccctatgctcttcaatttaatcacgaatgcaatcatcaaaaacgttaacaaaggaagagtatacagaatggggaacacagaagtaaaaatactctgttacgcagtattgatagtccaagatgaagcttgtctgcaaagactggtccatagATAAGAGcagaagaatttaatatgataatctcatctcagaaaactaaaacaatagtaatcaacaaagaaccagccagatgtaaaatagaaattgatggcatcagtattgaacaagtaatgcaaataaaatatcttggaattacactagctatggagacctggacaaagaagtgagagatcaagtccaaaaagcaaatagactggcagatgCCATAATAACACTGTATGGTaaaacagatacattaacacttagatgaagttaagaatttataaagccagtgttaagaccaataatgacatatgcctcagaaacaagacccgacacagatACAACACAAAGGTTATTGGAAACGGAAAAGAtgggagtactgagaagaattacaggaaatacgctggaagatcgaaagagaagtaacgacattagaagaaaatctaacgtacagtgtataaatcaATGGACATTAAATAGAATAACCAAATAAGCAAAATGGGGAAGACCCATGTTGCcaaaatagcaaaagataagtaaccaatcggcagaaaaagtatcgaacgaccgcgcaaaagatggagtcaCAACCTTCTGTAGAGGTATTAATTCactaatgaacaagcagaattgcttataaagagacaGAAGAAGAAATTATTGTATTACCTTATTGTGTGTTTGAGAAAGGATGGCATATCTCAAAATCTGACAATATTTTGCAATCAATAAAGTTTTCGATTAACACTAACGACACTTCTGTCATCTGACGGCCATAAGCATAAACTAACTTCATGACGTTATCACACAAAAAACATATAGAATATTTCAAATCTGTTCACTAACAAACATCGTccgttttttacttattttgagATATTATACTCTTCCATGATCTTCTTCACAAGGTATGTAGTCGAATacggttaaaaagatatattgccTGAGGACAAAAAGATATGTTACTCAAAAAAAGTATTGTTTATCGAAGACTACCGAAAACCCAAAATTACAATTTATACTAGCGATAAAAGGATGAGTTATATTTAGAGATTTACAAACAAGAACATACTGAAAACAGTTTTAGATAAGATATCGGTAAGTAACGAAGGTAAGTCAAAACCAAGATTTATTTGGTAAGATCAAGCAGAACATAATCCAAACCCTAACAAAGCAAAAAAAACTGGATAAATAATGGTAGAGATAGAAACATATGACAATAAATTGTAAGATAAGCCTAGGGCTAAGTAGTGTTTGCACTATTATTCATTTTGTTTGTTCAGAGTATTCTGCTTAAGTTATATGAATTCTTACGATTTCAATATATATGTTAATCTTTAAAATtgtaacattttctgatgatgtatatatttataccaaggtttaaaaaaaaaacagttactgtAAGTATAAAATCTATATTGTAATTATGAAATATACAAtattctctctctctttctttaaCAACTTCATAATACATTTGATATCTACAGTCTACTAGAATTATATTTAACCTAGATCAGACGGCTTCACTTCTTTAGTTGTAGCATTCTTTTGTGTTGTTTCTTGTAGCAAGTTTTTGCTAAACCATTGCGGCCTTGGTTTATTCATTTCTACAATCCTTTTTCCCTCAAAGAATTCTTCTGGTTTTTCATTTTTCTCGCCTTCATACAAAACAACAATCTCTTTTTCCACAGGTTCCAGTTTTAATTCGTTTTGAATTTGCTCTTGCATTGCCTTTGTTTCATCAATAACTTTCTTGTAGCACGTTgctgaaataaacaaaattttattactGGGAAAACTATATACTggataatataaatttttttgcaaTTGACTGTTTGTGGGGCACTTTAGAAAGTCACTATTGTAGAA
It encodes:
- the LOC140446925 gene encoding uncharacterized protein isoform X2 is translated as MSSFDKRPPDIVHSEIVTKLSSLCTEGFNRFDLRRYNDFIVISNKLACSDHVRTEMDKTWTNKLREICNLYISYMNVENISANLPTSFKDISTSLCSTGGVFRDCINIDDDTYKKVLNELNNCENCNCRGNLIRW